A part of Flexistipes sp. genomic DNA contains:
- a CDS encoding alkaline phosphatase — MIRIINLILAVTFIFIQQISINTFLYAENTPENIILMIGDGMGSSHIKAAKLVKSGKDKKLFMQKLEVQGYIRTLSANGEITDSAAAATAMATGTKTNNEIIGKDPDYNNLKNILEYAEKYGKSTGIVTTVQLTHATPAAFATHVRNRYQMEEIAMQIINKNIEVLFGGGENYFLPENQKGCFAGEGKRDDGINLISKAVKNGYVYVCSKQELKNLDTGITNRVLGLFGAEEITRPIKPNLALLTKKAVKILSDDPDGFFLMVEAGQIDWASHENNADDMLNSMLQFDKAVKTAYQLPQTSETLLIVTSDHQTGKFEITADKESLFADGPFYMPDGTKFFIQWNSDEHTADKIKIFASGVNAEMFKGTHENTLIFDVIYRSLKMKN; from the coding sequence ATGATAAGAATAATCAACTTAATCCTTGCAGTCACATTTATTTTCATTCAGCAGATTTCCATTAATACCTTTTTGTACGCTGAGAACACACCTGAAAATATAATCCTTATGATCGGAGACGGGATGGGAAGCTCTCACATTAAAGCTGCCAAGCTCGTAAAAAGCGGCAAGGACAAAAAGTTATTTATGCAGAAGCTGGAAGTGCAAGGCTATATCAGGACACTTTCTGCGAATGGAGAAATCACTGATTCTGCAGCTGCAGCTACAGCTATGGCAACTGGCACAAAAACAAATAACGAAATTATAGGAAAAGATCCCGATTACAATAACTTAAAGAATATATTAGAATACGCCGAGAAATACGGTAAATCAACGGGCATTGTGACCACTGTTCAGCTGACTCATGCCACTCCTGCGGCATTCGCAACCCATGTACGAAACAGATATCAGATGGAAGAAATAGCTATGCAGATTATAAATAAAAATATTGAAGTGCTTTTTGGAGGAGGAGAGAACTATTTTTTACCTGAAAATCAAAAAGGTTGTTTTGCCGGTGAAGGAAAACGGGATGACGGCATTAACCTGATAAGCAAAGCAGTTAAGAACGGCTACGTTTATGTTTGCTCTAAGCAGGAACTTAAAAATCTTGATACCGGTATCACAAATCGCGTACTTGGCTTGTTCGGTGCGGAAGAGATAACAAGACCAATTAAACCTAATTTGGCGTTGTTAACAAAGAAAGCTGTTAAAATACTTTCAGACGATCCGGATGGCTTTTTCTTAATGGTGGAAGCCGGACAGATTGATTGGGCAAGCCATGAAAATAATGCAGATGATATGCTGAACAGTATGCTGCAATTCGATAAGGCTGTTAAAACAGCTTATCAGTTACCTCAGACATCAGAAACTCTCCTCATTGTGACATCGGATCATCAAACGGGAAAATTTGAAATCACAGCGGATAAGGAATCTCTTTTTGCAGACGGACCATTCTATATGCCTGACGGCACGAAATTTTTTATACAGTGGAATAGCGACGAACATACCGCTGATAAAATAAAAATATTTGCTTCCGGCGTTAACGCTGAAATGTTCAAAGGAACACATGAAAACACTCTTATTTTTGATGTAATTTACCGCTCATTAAAAATGAAAAATTAG
- a CDS encoding acyl-CoA synthetase, with protein MHNMKNYEKTIKKFNIDVPHFFNFGFDVVDKNAETKDKTALIWIDTDGETHEKYTFGDLKRMSNRFANVLKEQGFKKGDNLYVMVPRVPEWYSVMLGCFKLGVIPMPAPKILREKDIDYRLKASKARGAVVYGDSIEKFGNLSTPDSFTKIAIKYESKGWQNYEDLMAKAGENLSRDDVEPTKSTDPLIIYFTSGTTKFPKMVLHDQTYALGHYITARFWQDLAENDIHWTLSDTGWGKAVWGKLFGQWLIGTTAVMHNQSDRFDPELHLNILQNFGVTTFCAPPTAYRMLILQDLSKYDFSKLRHSVSAGEPLNPEVIRKWKEHTKTLIYDGYGQTETVNTVANYPCLEVKPGSMGKPAPGFTVDIVDDEANPMPFNEAGHIAIKAEGKNQVGIFRGYYRDEEATNAAFHNGWYFTGDKAYKDEDGYFWFVGRSDDVIKSSGYRVGPFEVESALQTHNAVAESAVIGAPDKLRGTIVKAFIVLKPGFEGSDELIRDIQEHVKNETAPYKYPREIDFVDNLPKTVSGKIRRVELRQMEENRRRH; from the coding sequence ATGCACAACATGAAAAATTATGAAAAAACAATCAAAAAATTTAACATCGATGTCCCTCATTTCTTCAATTTCGGTTTTGATGTTGTAGACAAAAATGCCGAAACAAAGGATAAAACTGCATTAATCTGGATCGATACGGACGGTGAAACCCATGAAAAATATACATTTGGCGATTTAAAAAGAATGTCCAACAGATTTGCAAATGTATTAAAAGAACAGGGCTTTAAAAAAGGTGACAATCTGTATGTTATGGTTCCCAGAGTACCCGAGTGGTATTCAGTCATGCTTGGCTGCTTTAAGCTCGGGGTTATACCTATGCCGGCTCCAAAAATTTTAAGGGAAAAGGATATTGACTACCGCCTTAAAGCTTCAAAAGCACGCGGAGCAGTTGTCTACGGTGATTCAATAGAAAAATTCGGTAATCTGTCAACACCTGACAGTTTTACGAAAATAGCCATAAAATACGAAAGCAAAGGGTGGCAGAATTATGAGGATCTTATGGCAAAAGCCGGGGAAAATCTGTCACGGGACGATGTGGAACCCACCAAATCCACAGATCCTCTGATAATCTATTTTACAAGCGGTACCACAAAGTTTCCCAAAATGGTACTTCACGATCAGACATATGCTCTTGGACATTACATTACAGCAAGATTCTGGCAGGATCTTGCTGAAAATGATATACACTGGACACTGAGTGACACAGGCTGGGGAAAAGCGGTATGGGGTAAACTGTTCGGACAGTGGCTGATCGGAACAACGGCAGTAATGCACAACCAGTCCGACAGATTTGACCCGGAACTGCATCTGAACATACTGCAGAATTTCGGAGTAACCACATTCTGCGCACCCCCCACAGCATACAGAATGCTTATTCTGCAGGATTTATCAAAATACGATTTTTCAAAACTCAGACACTCCGTCAGTGCTGGAGAGCCGCTAAATCCTGAAGTTATCAGAAAATGGAAGGAGCATACAAAAACCCTTATTTACGACGGCTACGGGCAGACGGAAACTGTCAATACTGTAGCCAATTATCCGTGCCTAGAAGTAAAACCCGGCTCAATGGGCAAGCCGGCCCCTGGGTTTACCGTTGATATAGTTGATGATGAGGCAAATCCCATGCCGTTTAACGAAGCTGGACATATAGCAATAAAAGCGGAAGGGAAAAATCAGGTTGGTATTTTCAGAGGGTATTACAGAGATGAAGAGGCCACAAATGCAGCATTTCATAACGGATGGTACTTTACAGGCGACAAGGCTTATAAGGATGAAGACGGTTATTTCTGGTTTGTGGGAAGATCCGATGATGTGATAAAATCAAGCGGATACAGAGTGGGCCCTTTTGAAGTGGAAAGTGCTTTGCAGACACATAACGCAGTTGCAGAAAGTGCCGTTATAGGAGCGCCTGATAAACTGAGGGGAACAATTGTAAAAGCTTTTATTGTATTAAAACCCGGCTTTGAAGGCAGTGATGAGCTCATCAGGGACATACAGGAGCATGTAAAAAATGAGACAGCACCGTATAAATACCCACGGGAAATTGATTTTGTAGATAATCTGCCGAAAACGGTGAGCGGAAAAATCAGAAGGGTTGAGCTCAGGCAGATGGAGGAAAACCGCAGAAGACATTAA
- the cysQ gene encoding 3'(2'),5'-bisphosphate nucleotidase CysQ, whose product MPDNFWEDVISTAVEAGDKILEIYEGDFDVDWKDDFSPLTQADRSSHDYITNKLEKITPHIPVFSEESNNISWDIRKEWEDYWLVDPLDGTKEFIRKNGEFTVNIALIKNSKPFFGVVVIPVQKVIYWAHKDCGSYKRNYGANDKKLPLENKGVDLDNLRILGSRSHRSTTIEVFSSYFNEPEIVSAGSSLKFCLLAEGKADVYPRFGPTSEWDTAAGQCVLECAGGYVLDKTGSPLKYNMQDSVINSHFIALRKYDKRLFKYFKEFEN is encoded by the coding sequence ATGCCTGATAATTTTTGGGAAGATGTTATTAGTACTGCCGTTGAAGCCGGTGATAAAATTCTGGAAATCTATGAAGGGGATTTTGATGTGGACTGGAAAGATGACTTTAGCCCTTTGACCCAGGCCGACCGCAGTTCACACGATTATATAACAAATAAGCTGGAAAAGATTACACCCCATATCCCGGTTTTTTCAGAAGAATCGAATAACATAAGCTGGGATATAAGAAAAGAATGGGAAGATTACTGGCTTGTGGATCCTTTGGACGGAACAAAGGAGTTTATCAGAAAAAACGGAGAATTTACCGTAAATATAGCTTTGATAAAAAATTCAAAGCCCTTTTTCGGGGTTGTGGTGATCCCTGTCCAAAAGGTTATATACTGGGCACATAAAGACTGCGGCTCTTATAAAAGAAACTATGGCGCTAACGATAAAAAGCTGCCGCTTGAAAATAAAGGAGTGGATCTGGACAATTTGAGGATATTGGGGAGCCGTTCCCACCGCAGTACTACCATAGAAGTTTTCAGCTCCTATTTTAATGAGCCTGAAATTGTGTCAGCCGGAAGTTCCTTGAAATTCTGTCTGCTGGCTGAGGGGAAAGCCGATGTATATCCGAGGTTTGGCCCCACTTCAGAATGGGACACAGCTGCGGGGCAGTGTGTACTTGAATGTGCCGGGGGGTATGTACTGGATAAAACAGGGTCACCTCTTAAATACAATATGCAGGATTCCGTAATAAATTCTCATTTTATAGCTCTCAGAAAATACGATAAAAGACTTTTTAAGTATTTTAAGGAATTTGAAAATTAA
- a CDS encoding NADH-ubiquinone oxidoreductase-F iron-sulfur binding region domain-containing protein has product MPVIDRYKKIFDFLKNPGSYENFFAELKAINSKNQRVTKGELNQLSVKYGLPKSTVFSIASFYGLIKIAEDTASQDNILRCCAPACNVNHKNITDAECVHCIGLCDNAPAAVINGIQVKITENGTKEADKAKILNSQKEKTFLLSPDQCEYYSERLRILLVKEPDEIISKVSEANLTGRGGAGFPMDKKLETVRNTDGEKIVICNADESEPFVFKDRGIIESNPYSVLSGLILAAHCVGSSEIVIYIRGEYTRQKQILTDTINLFKKEIDEKKLKSFDFRIISGAGAYVCGEETALINSAEGKRGNPETKPPYPAEAGYKGRPTLLSNVETFAWIFEILDKDIVHAGKKVFSLSGDVKNSGIFESDLNISVNDILKKYGGVSGKKQGFALCGGASGFFIHPENYNLPLSELYQSEAGITSLYISDDTNTLKDVMLYILRFFADESCGQCIPCFAGYKRIYDMLNDSSCVEQEALDIAESMSASTLCGLGKSVLTPLKSYFKLKKRNSCG; this is encoded by the coding sequence ATGCCGGTAATTGACAGATATAAAAAAATATTCGATTTTTTGAAAAATCCGGGAAGTTATGAAAACTTTTTTGCTGAATTGAAGGCGATTAATTCAAAGAATCAGAGAGTAACTAAAGGTGAGTTAAATCAGCTGTCTGTAAAGTACGGTCTGCCCAAAAGTACGGTATTTTCCATTGCCTCATTTTACGGTCTTATCAAGATTGCTGAAGATACAGCCAGTCAGGATAATATTTTGCGCTGCTGCGCTCCCGCCTGCAATGTGAATCATAAAAATATTACGGATGCCGAATGTGTCCATTGTATCGGTTTATGTGATAACGCACCGGCAGCAGTTATAAATGGAATACAGGTGAAAATTACCGAAAACGGCACAAAAGAAGCAGATAAAGCGAAAATATTGAATAGTCAAAAAGAAAAGACGTTTCTGCTTTCCCCTGATCAATGCGAATATTATTCTGAGCGTTTGAGGATTTTGCTTGTAAAAGAACCGGATGAAATAATATCGAAGGTTTCAGAGGCAAATCTAACAGGAAGAGGAGGGGCAGGTTTCCCCATGGATAAGAAACTGGAAACGGTTAGAAATACCGACGGCGAAAAAATAGTAATATGCAACGCCGATGAATCCGAACCTTTTGTGTTTAAAGACAGGGGTATTATTGAGAGCAATCCCTATTCTGTTCTGTCAGGGCTTATATTGGCAGCTCATTGCGTTGGAAGCAGTGAAATAGTCATTTATATCAGGGGAGAATATACCAGGCAGAAACAAATCTTAACGGATACTATAAATTTATTTAAAAAGGAAATAGATGAAAAGAAACTGAAAAGTTTTGATTTCCGGATTATATCCGGAGCAGGAGCATATGTTTGCGGCGAAGAGACCGCCCTGATTAATTCCGCTGAAGGTAAAAGGGGCAATCCTGAGACTAAACCGCCTTATCCGGCGGAAGCCGGCTACAAAGGCAGGCCTACACTACTTTCAAATGTGGAAACGTTTGCCTGGATATTTGAAATTCTTGATAAAGATATAGTACATGCCGGCAAAAAAGTGTTTTCTCTGTCAGGCGATGTGAAAAACAGCGGTATATTTGAGTCCGATTTAAATATTTCCGTAAATGATATTTTGAAAAAATACGGCGGAGTTTCCGGCAAAAAACAGGGCTTTGCTTTATGCGGCGGCGCTTCCGGTTTTTTTATTCATCCTGAAAACTATAATTTACCCCTTTCAGAGCTTTATCAATCTGAGGCAGGAATAACCTCTCTTTATATTTCTGATGATACCAACACCTTGAAAGATGTTATGTTATATATCCTTCGCTTTTTTGCTGATGAATCGTGTGGGCAGTGTATCCCTTGTTTTGCGGGTTATAAACGCATTTATGATATGCTGAATGATTCTTCCTGTGTTGAACAAGAAGCACTTGACATTGCTGAATCGATGTCAGCTTCCACTTTATGCGGTCTGGGTAAATCCGTTCTTACTCCACTCAAATCTTATTTTAAATTAAAAAAGAGGAATTCGTGTGGTTAA
- a CDS encoding geranylgeranyl reductase family protein yields the protein MNKRWDVIIIGAGPAGSISACKLSEAGLSVLIFDKKDFPREKVCGDGLLNDSIKCLKRCGVYDDVEKNANYIDETFFYSSFGTKVVIPGEYFTIKREIFDNILLKHATGKGVKFLPKKINGVEEGNDCFVCHSAEGESFSSNFGIIATGTDINLLKPSVSDKINCKPEAVGVRKYIQSDYITDKMFVSYERSIIPGYAWIFPLGSGLYNTGCCAFYGKKGVNNLKKVHDEFLKGFTEAGKIVAAKTGETKLKGAVLRCGLKTGHLLNNKSSRYICIGETIGTTYPFTGEGIGKAMESGEFAAEYILERIRSDLPLVPSEYYKLLYNRVFYKHFGYKTAQKWLSNKFLNDLLAKRATKSNFLYEAAKGIINETIDPRQIFSIKGVLKSFLK from the coding sequence ATGAACAAAAGATGGGATGTTATTATAATAGGTGCCGGTCCGGCCGGGAGTATTTCGGCCTGCAAATTGTCTGAAGCAGGGCTAAGTGTATTAATTTTTGACAAAAAAGATTTCCCCCGAGAGAAAGTGTGTGGTGACGGTCTGCTTAATGATTCCATAAAATGTTTAAAAAGATGTGGAGTATATGATGATGTCGAAAAGAACGCCAATTATATAGATGAAACCTTTTTTTACAGCTCATTCGGCACAAAAGTCGTTATTCCCGGCGAGTATTTCACCATAAAAAGAGAAATTTTTGATAATATTCTTCTAAAACATGCAACGGGAAAAGGTGTAAAGTTTTTACCCAAAAAGATTAACGGAGTTGAAGAGGGGAATGATTGTTTTGTATGTCATTCTGCTGAAGGAGAATCATTTAGTTCAAATTTCGGTATCATTGCCACCGGCACGGACATTAATCTTTTAAAGCCAAGCGTTTCGGATAAAATAAACTGCAAACCGGAAGCTGTCGGTGTAAGGAAATATATACAGTCTGATTATATAACAGATAAGATGTTTGTATCATACGAGCGTTCCATTATTCCCGGATATGCCTGGATTTTTCCATTGGGCAGCGGTTTGTATAATACCGGCTGCTGCGCTTTTTACGGCAAAAAAGGCGTAAACAACCTCAAAAAGGTTCATGATGAGTTTTTGAAAGGATTCACTGAGGCTGGAAAGATTGTTGCGGCTAAAACAGGCGAAACAAAACTTAAAGGCGCGGTTTTAAGATGCGGGTTAAAAACAGGGCATTTATTAAATAATAAAAGCAGCAGATATATATGTATAGGTGAAACTATCGGTACAACCTATCCTTTTACCGGTGAAGGAATAGGTAAAGCAATGGAATCCGGCGAGTTTGCTGCCGAATATATCTTAGAAAGAATTAGGTCGGATTTACCATTGGTGCCGTCAGAATACTATAAACTTCTTTACAACAGGGTATTCTATAAACATTTTGGATACAAAACCGCACAAAAATGGCTTTCAAATAAATTTCTGAATGATTTGCTTGCCAAAAGGGCCACCAAGAGCAATTTTTTATACGAGGCAGCCAAAGGAATTATTAATGAAACGATCGATCCCAGACAAATTTTTTCCATTAAAGGTGTCTTGAAATCCTTCCTAAAGTAA
- the pyk gene encoding pyruvate kinase, with protein sequence MDNRKAKIVVTIGPETQSEEKIEELISNGVNVFRMNFSHGTHESHKEIFKRIRKISAKFEIHTAILQDLAGPKIRLGEIKEPFSVHQNEYIYFDKNGKSSGKNFLTLNNPSILKQLKKGDRIYIADGMIKLEVVETSDELVTAKVLVGGIVSSKKGVNFPNVKLDIQSCTEKDIEDLQYGLELGFDYIALSFVRTADDVKNIKNIISGKKFRPKIIAKIEKHEAIENIDEILEVSDGLMVARGDLGVEIDLEKLPVLQKELILKANKFQKPVITATQMLTSMISSPRPTRAEVTDIANAVFDGTDAVMLSDETTVGKYPVEAVKVLNKTIRESEKYLEYFNYGIVETSEDSAIPSASCHIAENLGIKHIVVFTSSGTSALKVASYRPNVSILACCHSEETANRLALVWGVTPYLVLKKYNNIDKMIEHFIKYAYSKGDLDTEDKFLATIGYPLGVPGSTSTLRIFGSEDIKNFLNNK encoded by the coding sequence TTGGACAACAGAAAAGCTAAAATAGTGGTTACAATCGGTCCGGAAACCCAGAGTGAAGAAAAAATAGAAGAGCTGATATCAAATGGTGTAAACGTTTTCCGTATGAATTTCTCACACGGAACGCATGAAAGTCATAAAGAAATTTTCAAAAGAATCCGAAAGATTTCGGCAAAGTTTGAAATCCATACAGCAATATTGCAGGATCTGGCAGGACCTAAAATAAGACTTGGTGAAATAAAAGAACCTTTTAGTGTACATCAGAATGAATATATTTACTTTGATAAAAACGGCAAATCTTCTGGAAAAAATTTTTTAACATTAAACAACCCGTCGATACTAAAACAGCTTAAAAAAGGTGACAGGATTTACATTGCAGACGGGATGATTAAACTCGAAGTAGTGGAAACGTCTGATGAGCTTGTTACTGCTAAAGTTCTGGTGGGAGGTATTGTCTCATCAAAAAAAGGAGTCAACTTTCCCAATGTCAAGCTCGATATCCAAAGTTGTACGGAAAAAGATATTGAAGATCTGCAATATGGACTCGAGCTGGGATTTGACTACATAGCTCTTTCTTTTGTGAGAACGGCAGACGATGTCAAAAACATTAAAAATATAATTTCCGGGAAAAAATTTCGTCCCAAAATTATAGCCAAAATAGAGAAACACGAAGCCATCGAAAACATAGATGAAATTCTGGAAGTCTCAGACGGACTAATGGTTGCACGGGGGGATCTGGGAGTGGAAATTGATCTGGAGAAACTGCCCGTTTTACAAAAGGAGTTGATTTTAAAAGCTAATAAATTCCAGAAACCTGTCATTACAGCAACCCAGATGCTTACCTCCATGATTTCCAGCCCCAGACCCACCAGAGCGGAAGTTACCGATATTGCAAATGCAGTTTTTGACGGGACGGATGCTGTAATGCTTTCTGACGAAACAACAGTGGGGAAATATCCCGTGGAAGCAGTAAAGGTGTTAAATAAAACAATAAGAGAATCGGAAAAATATCTGGAATATTTTAATTACGGAATAGTGGAAACCTCGGAAGATTCTGCCATTCCATCAGCAAGCTGTCATATAGCTGAAAATCTCGGAATAAAACACATAGTTGTGTTTACCAGTTCCGGTACATCTGCTTTAAAAGTTGCTTCCTACAGACCAAACGTTTCCATACTGGCATGCTGCCACAGTGAAGAAACGGCAAACAGGCTGGCATTAGTCTGGGGTGTCACACCTTACCTTGTTCTTAAAAAATACAATAACATCGATAAGATGATAGAGCACTTTATCAAATATGCCTATTCAAAAGGGGATCTGGATACTGAGGATAAGTTTTTGGCTACTATTGGATATCCGCTCGGTGTCCCCGGCTCCACAAGCACACTCAGAATATTCGGTAGTGAGGATATAAAAAATTTTCTTAATAACAAATAA
- a CDS encoding enoyl-CoA hydratase/isomerase family protein — protein MDKAATSFYENIGIVTLNNPETKNSIDIYLLENLTRSIKKLETNEQADLIWLRSGTKEVFSSGYDIGYFDEKNEAECRYFAKAGAELVETIKGCKKIIICTVDGAALGGGFEIVLSCDLIFATERSQFGFPEVNYGVLPGFGGTQLLSRKIYETFTKYLIFTGNTVPASELFDKGIVNKITKSQSSNEEEVYAMADIIKHRSKFALGLAKETVNNGLNMPLKQALLYEQNAFMASFASNDKKEGMTAFKEKRTPDFTDRWEDFETL, from the coding sequence ATGGATAAGGCAGCAACTTCTTTTTATGAGAATATAGGAATTGTCACCCTGAACAATCCGGAAACAAAAAATAGCATTGATATCTATCTTTTGGAAAACCTAACCCGTTCAATAAAAAAACTTGAAACTAACGAACAGGCTGATTTGATATGGCTGAGAAGCGGCACAAAGGAAGTATTTTCCTCAGGATACGATATCGGTTATTTTGACGAAAAAAATGAAGCTGAATGCAGATATTTTGCAAAAGCTGGTGCCGAGCTTGTGGAAACAATAAAGGGGTGCAAAAAAATAATCATTTGTACCGTGGATGGTGCGGCACTTGGAGGCGGTTTTGAAATTGTTCTCTCGTGTGACCTGATTTTTGCCACAGAGCGTTCTCAGTTCGGCTTTCCTGAGGTCAATTACGGAGTGCTGCCGGGATTCGGCGGGACACAGCTTTTAAGCCGCAAAATATACGAAACATTTACAAAATACCTGATATTTACGGGAAACACCGTTCCGGCATCAGAGCTGTTTGATAAGGGAATAGTCAACAAAATCACAAAAAGTCAAAGCAGCAATGAAGAAGAAGTGTATGCAATGGCTGATATTATAAAGCACAGAAGCAAGTTTGCTCTCGGTCTTGCTAAGGAAACTGTTAATAATGGATTGAACATGCCCTTAAAACAGGCACTCCTTTATGAGCAGAATGCCTTTATGGCCTCATTTGCAAGTAATGACAAAAAAGAGGGCATGACAGCATTTAAGGAAAAACGGACTCCTGATTTTACTGACAGATGGGAAGATTTTGAGACATTGTAG
- a CDS encoding enoyl-CoA hydratase/isomerase family protein, translated as MIELKIKEETAKLNLYPDNKFNLLEPETIRELYDNIASLSETPVKVLRISGHGGSFAVGANILTMLKYSGYTAKGFSMLGSKLFGLLDKIPQIVIAEIDGFCMGGGMDFASSCDFRFATLRSKFAHPGSKLGIITGFGGTQRISRLMKQRHFTEHFITGETYSAEFMKEGGFLSETFENCENMHSYADKFTGNITNKNRLFLAELKKSINKQR; from the coding sequence ATGATAGAACTGAAAATAAAAGAAGAGACTGCAAAACTTAACCTATATCCTGATAATAAATTCAACCTCCTTGAACCTGAAACCATAAGAGAGTTATACGACAATATCGCCTCACTTTCGGAAACACCTGTAAAAGTACTGAGAATTTCCGGTCACGGAGGTTCTTTCGCTGTCGGAGCCAATATTCTGACAATGTTAAAATATTCCGGTTACACAGCCAAGGGTTTTTCAATGCTCGGGAGCAAACTGTTCGGATTGCTGGACAAAATTCCGCAGATTGTAATAGCGGAAATCGACGGATTCTGCATGGGCGGCGGGATGGACTTTGCATCGTCATGTGATTTCAGATTCGCCACCCTCAGAAGCAAATTTGCCCACCCCGGCTCAAAGCTCGGAATCATAACAGGTTTCGGAGGAACCCAGCGGATCAGCCGCTTAATGAAACAGCGACATTTTACAGAACATTTCATCACTGGTGAAACATACTCTGCTGAGTTTATGAAAGAAGGAGGATTTTTAAGTGAAACATTTGAAAATTGCGAAAATATGCACAGTTATGCTGATAAATTCACGGGTAACATTACAAACAAAAACAGACTGTTTCTGGCAGAATTAAAGAAATCTATAAATAAACAAAGATGA
- a CDS encoding DMT family transporter, producing MRLKAYIAMLLVILMYSGNILVGKAINELPPFTIALGRLTVAFIMLTPFGFFQAVKDKKLYLQYKLPLLIMTLTGITFFSSFIYSALQFTSSANVSILETVIPALTVVLSVWFIKEKITPVQWLGVIISFAGAVWVVADGNLTFLVQHTPNKGDLIMIAAIIFWSVYSLHVKQYMHNFRIFGIVWIMTGISVMILIPIVMIEWSITGMPDIFQAGKMAGIFYLGVFPSFIALILYSRSVIVLGAGKASVMLNLLPVFTMLGAYFLLNENISFSQITGSIVVISGVTMTIRIN from the coding sequence ATGCGACTAAAAGCATACATTGCAATGTTATTGGTTATTTTAATGTATTCCGGCAATATTCTTGTCGGCAAAGCCATCAACGAACTCCCTCCCTTCACAATTGCATTGGGACGCCTGACAGTGGCCTTTATTATGTTAACACCTTTCGGCTTCTTTCAGGCTGTTAAAGATAAGAAGCTCTACCTGCAATATAAACTTCCTCTGCTGATAATGACTCTGACAGGCATCACATTTTTCAGCTCTTTTATCTACAGTGCTTTGCAGTTCACAAGCTCTGCCAATGTTTCGATTCTGGAAACCGTTATTCCGGCTCTCACAGTTGTTTTAAGTGTGTGGTTTATAAAAGAGAAAATCACACCTGTTCAATGGCTGGGGGTGATTATTTCTTTTGCCGGTGCTGTTTGGGTCGTAGCCGACGGAAATTTAACTTTTCTTGTGCAACATACACCCAATAAAGGAGATTTAATCATGATTGCAGCAATCATTTTCTGGTCAGTATATTCTCTGCATGTTAAACAGTACATGCACAATTTCCGGATTTTCGGAATTGTATGGATTATGACTGGTATTTCGGTAATGATTCTGATTCCAATTGTAATGATTGAATGGTCGATAACCGGAATGCCGGATATTTTTCAGGCTGGCAAAATGGCAGGCATATTCTATCTGGGCGTATTCCCATCTTTTATAGCCTTAATACTTTACAGCAGATCGGTGATTGTTCTGGGAGCGGGCAAGGCTTCTGTTATGTTAAATCTACTTCCAGTATTTACAATGCTTGGAGCATACTTTCTGCTTAATGAGAATATCTCTTTTTCTCAAATCACAGGCTCCATCGTTGTAATTTCAGGAGTGACAATGACAATAAGAATAAATTAA